Below is a window of Comamonadaceae bacterium M7527 DNA.
AACGCGTCTATTTGAAAGAAGCGTCGCTGGAGCAGCCTAATTCACCCGCTATCTTTCTCGAGCAAGAGACGCCCAACGTCGATGTGCAGCTGGGTGTAGAGGCTCAAAATCTGGCCGATGGTATTTTCGAAGTCGCCGTCACTGCCACCGTCACCACCAAAGTCAGCGACAAAGTCATGTTTCTGGTGGAGTGCAAGCAGGCCGCTATTTTTGAAATCCGCGACTTGCCACAAGAACAGATGGACGGCATT
It encodes the following:
- the secB gene encoding protein-export chaperone SecB encodes the protein MADEQSSNPTFQIQRVYLKEASLEQPNSPAIFLEQETPNVDVQLGVEAQNLADGIFEVAVTATVTTKVSDKVMFLVECKQAAIFEIRDLPQEQMDGILGVACPQIIYPYLRGNVSDIVTRAGFPPVHLSEINFQAMYEQQRSAREGSATVQ